The proteins below are encoded in one region of Scylla paramamosain isolate STU-SP2022 chromosome 8, ASM3559412v1, whole genome shotgun sequence:
- the LOC135102949 gene encoding homeotic protein spalt-major-like isoform X2 — protein MMPSSEGEVKAAQIASEEQRVTASRLQETTMAQVAPEVVIGRSPARINPKRKPDKSKIFRIRTSEADEPYICPYCRAELGSREQLEEHRLACGREPPVLPVPDTPRQPPHDVNHPDEVRRHQDVANNNQAHALKAREAPEPATPESRESSVDRNNGYDSDSNPVESGSLAQIRQLLAQSTGLPQVGPIAQQLAQSNLALEAIQNTRMALAQFATNAMNNTNANSPNNSQTMQEFALLQGTLYTLQHQQMMQLQLIQQLQAQLSIKSKEGSPGLPNFPEGESKSTSESTDRLETPSSPTPTPRPPPPTTTESSHSSSSFISTLMERFKVPPTSEPSSTERPPVSSPLCPASTSGPPPTSDPRDRPLSPPMTASSIASSVIQHTEPPPPDEPNTLEMLQRTANNVLNNASQGLLTSRLIDDHRPNDGKDPYYKHRCRYCGKVFGSDSALQIHIRSHTGERPFKCNICGNRFTTKGNLKVHFQRHAARFPHVKMNPHPVPEHLDKFHPPLLAQLGELKEFPSPPTGPPNPFTSLPGGPALPPYRLPGPPPSLDHLHRPFNLLNLARQGREDEPENLTVSEPRSSPDSLDPNFKPEKLDSGRMDVDEGLRSPHFDVKNDTNDHSSVVDMGEESQASDSAFKNDKLFNVDKRFDQEKTFESEKDYNEDKSLEGERRYEEDNRSSEEKALDEIKKMSDEANFEEESAFGKKYEEDKFEEDKFEGDKFEGENKFEEENKFEGDKYEGEKYDNDSNFERESRLSKESFLDSQEMRTLMEKKSPERDLSADQTPLDIRVRTERELKDYNEGNGGGNVSGGGSSGGGASAAKEEQDRDSSDSRSVTSEQPTDLRMRPDFRPLGMPTIPFSGPRMPLNFPFLPGLPTSFPAPMGPPPNITAVPPGIDPAKDPNIYTNLLPKPGSNDNSWEALIEIQKTSETMKLEQLVNNIENKLTDPNQCVICHRVLSCKSALQMHYRTHTGERPFKCKICGRAFTTKGNLKTHMGVHRAKPPMRMLHQCPVCHKKYTNALVLQQHIRQHTGEPTDLSPEQIAAAEVRDYPHLHTPTSLPQMMPSGFPLPPPPLQGFPPLPLHLRFQLSPEAMRHREMMESEERGTEDDKYLRPFSTSSRSSSTGSAEQRTAEDLTMRAREDSFNGMTSPRVSVSPTPSDYSDIGDRSHDAPGGDSQVSPSDQQQALGSAVSPAVSTGSQDGGVSLPLDLVSRPHPNLYSPFGLFPPPLTTAAMTPSTHSLPGLNPLFLPNVPGRGNTTCQLCFKTFACQSALEIHYRSHTKERPFKCSICDRGFSTKQHMLTHKIRDGCRDLPQDGASKANGTSVSTPDTSSSISPSLTSPSPLSLPASLVTSLPATLASPLPSSLHSPLPTSLHSPLATSLHSPLATSIHSPLPTSIHSPLPPSLPPAVAAALLHQAREEDKMVDFRVKREREGENMLPVPKRASGPGCEGELLEGAPPEAEAQPTPDAAPCPSPAPEVMPLTRT, from the exons gtgaGGCGGACGAGCCATACATCTGTCCTTACTGCCGCGCCGAGTTGGGGTCCCGTGAGCAGCTGGAAGAGCATCGGCTGGCGTGTGGTCGCGAGCCGCCCGTACTCCCCGTCCCCGACACCCCTCGCCAGCCGCCCCATGATGTCAATCATCCAGATGAGGTACGGCGCCACCAGGATGTGGCAAACAACAACCAGGCGCACGCCCTCAAGGCCCGAGAGGCGCCCGAACCAGCCACACCCGAGTCCCGCGAGTCCTCGGTGGACCGAAACAATGGCTACGACAGTGACAGCAACCCCGTGGAGAGCGGCTCCCTGGCGCAGATCAGACAACTATTGGCGCAGTCCACCGGCCTCCCACAGGTCGGACCCATCGCACAGCAGCTGGCGCAGTCCAACTTGGCGCTGGAGGCCATCCAGAACACCAGGATGGCCCTGGCGCAATTCGCCACCAACGCCATGAACAACACCAACGCGAATTCTCCCAACAACTCACAAACGATGCAAGAGTTTGCGCTGTTGCAGGGAACGCTGTATACGCTGCAGCACCAGCAGATGATGCAATTGCAGCTCATCCAACAACTGCAGGCGCAGCTCTCCATTAAGAGCAAAGAAGGAAGCCCTGGCCTGCCAAATTTTCCGGAGGGAGAGTCAAAGAGCACAAGCGAGTCCACTGATCGACTGGAGACGCCCTCCTCACCAACACCCACTCCTCGACCCCCGCCGCCCACAACCACTGAGagcagccacagcagcagtTCTTTCATTAGCACACTCATGGAAAGATTCAAGGTCCCGCCCACCAGTGAGCCCAGCAGCACCGAGCGTCCGCCTGTCAGCTCGCCGCTGTGTCCCGCAAGCACCAGCGGCCCTCCGCCGACGTCAGATCCACGCGACCGACCGCTCTCCCCTCCCATGACGGCTTCCAGCATCGCGTCATCCGTGATTCAGCACACCGAACCGCCGCCGCCAGACGAACCCAACACCCTCGAGATGCTACAGCGCACCGCCAACAACGTCCTCAACAATGCCTCCCAGGGACTCCTAACAAGCCGCCTAATTGACGACCACAGACCCAATGACGGCAAGGATCCTTATTACAAGCACCGCTGCAGGTACTGCGGCAAGGTGTTCGGCAGCGACTCAGCTCTCCAGATCCATATCAGGTCCCACACTGGGGAGCGTCCCTTTAAATGTAATATCTGCGGTAACAGATTCACAACGAAAGGAAACCTTAAGGTTCATTTTCAGCGTCACGCGGCAAGGTTCCCTCACGTCAAAATGAACCCGCACCCAGTACCCGAACACCTCGACAAGTTCCACCCGCCGCTGCTGGCCCAGCTGGGGGAGCTAAAGGAATTTCCATCTCCCCCTACAGGGCCACCAaaccccttcacttccctccccggCGGCCCCGCCCTACCCCCTTACCGCCTGCCCGGACCTCCACCATCTCTCGATCACCTCCACCGACCTTTCAACCTTTTGAACCTGGCAAGACAGGGGCGGGAGGACGAGCCAGAGAACCTGACTGTTTCGGAGCCGCGTTCTTCGCCAGACTCGCTAGACCCAAATTTCAAACCCGAAAAATTAGATTCAGGCAGAATGGACGTGGACGAGGGACTGAGATCGCCGCACTTCGATGTCAAAAACGACACGAACGACCACAGTAGCGTGGTggacatgggagaggagagtCAGGCCAGTGACTCTGCCTTCAAGAACGATAAGCTGTTCAACGTCGATAAAAGATTTGATCAAGAGAAAACCTTTGAAAGTGAGAAGGACTACAACGAAGATAAGAGTCTTGAGGGCGAAAGGAGGTACGAAGAGGACAATCGAAGCAGCGAGGAGAAGGCACTCGATGAAATCAAGAAGATGAGCGATGAAGCCAACTTCGAGGAAGAGTCCGCCTTTGGCAAGAAGTATGAGGAGGACAAGTTTGAAGAGGACAAATTCGAGGGGGACAAATTCGAGGGGGAAAACAAGTtcgaggaggaaaacaagttcGAGGGAGACAAGTACGAGGGTGAGAAATACGACAACGACTCCAACTTCGAGAGGGAGAGCAGGCTGTCCAAAGAAAGTTTTCTCGATTCTCAGGAGATGCGAACCTTGATGGAGAAGAAGAGCCCCGAGAGGGACCTCAGCGCTGACCAGACACCTCTCGACATTCGTGTTCGAACTGAACGCGAACTCAAAGACTACAATGAAGGAAACGGCGGGGGAAACGTaagtggcggcggcagcagcggaGGCGGCGCCAGTGCCGccaaggaggagcaggacagAGACAGCAGCGATTCCCGATCCGTCACCTCTGAGCAGCCGACGGATCTCAGGATGCGGCCAGACTTTCGTCCGCTGGGAATGCCGACCATCCCCTTCTCGGGTCCCAGAATGCCCCTtaacttccctttcctccctggaCTTCCTACCTCATTCCCAGCCCCCATGGGCCCTCCACCGAACATAACGGCGGTGCCCCCTGGCATCGACCCCGCCAAGGACCCTAATATCTATACCAACCTCTTGCCCAAGCCAGGCAGCAACGACAACTCGTGGGAGGCGCTCATCGAGATACAGAAGACGAGCGAAACCATGAAACTTGAGCAGCTCGTGAATAACATCGAGAACAAACTGACGGATCCAAATCAGTGTGTGATTTGTCACAGAGTTCTTTCGTGCAAATCAGCCCTCCAGATGCACTACCGCACCCACACTGGCGAGCGGCCCTTCAAGTGCAAGATTTGTGGGCGAGCTTTCACCACCAAAGGAAATCTCAAGACCCACATGGGTGTGCATCGTGCCAAGCCGCCCATGCGCATGTTGCATCAGTGTCCGGTGTGCCACAAGAAATACACCAATGCGCTGGTGTTGCAACAACACATCCGTCAGCACACGGGAGAGCCCACAGACCTCAGCCCCGAGCAAATCGCCGCCGCCGAAGTGAGGGACTACCCACACTTGCACACCCCCACCTCCCTGCCACAGATGATGCCTTCTGGCTTCCCGCTCCCCCCGCCGCCCCTCCAAGGCTTCCCGCCACTTCCTCTCCATTTGCGATTCCAGCTCTCACCGGAGGCCATGCGGCACCGCGAGATGATGGAGAGCGAGGAGCGCGGCACGGAGGACGACAAGTACCTGCGGCCTTTCAGCACCTCGTCCAGGTCCTCCTCGACGGGAAGCGCAGAGCAGCGCACGGCAGAGGACCTCACCATGAGGGCCCGGGAAGACTCCTTCAACGGCATGACATCCCCACGAGTATCTGTGTCGCCCACACCCTCAGATTACTCCGATATTGGTGATCGATCTCACGACGCCCCAGGCGGCGACAGCCAAGTGTCACCGTCTGATCAGCAGCAAGCGCTGGGAAGCGCTGTCAGCCCCGCCGTCAGCACTGGTAGCCAGGATGGTGGAGTCTCACTCCCGCTGGACCTGGTGTCCCGCCCACACCCCAACCTCTATTCTCCCTTCGGCCTCTTCCCACCGCCCCTCACCACCGCTGCCATGACGCCGAGCACACACAGCCTGCCAGGACTCAACCCGCTCTTCCTGCCCAATGTTCCAG GTCGAGGTAACACCACGTGCCAGCTGTGCTTCAAGACCTTTGCGTGTCAGTCTGCATTGGAGATCCACTACCGCTCACACACCAAGGAGCGGCCCTTCAAGTGCTCCATCTGTGACCGAGGCTTCTCCACTAAG CAGCACATGTTGACCCACAAGATTCGTGACGGCTGTCGTGACCTTCCACAAGACGGCGCCTCCAAAGCCAACGGCACCAGCGTCTCCACCCcggacacctcctcctccatctcgccctccctcacctcgccctctcccctctcactcccagcTTCCTTAGTCACCTCGCTCCCTGCAACACtggcctcccctctcccctcatcacTTCACTCTCCGCTCCCAACTTCCCTACATTCTCCCCTCGCTACCTCCTTACACTCGCCTCTCGCCACATCTATCCACTCCCCGCTACCCACGTCCAtccactcccctctcccaccctccctccctccggccGTGGCTGCTGCGCTCCTCCAccaggcgagggaggaggataaaatgGTGGACTTcagagtgaagagagaaagggagggagagaatatgCTGCCGGTGCCCAAGCGAGCCTCGG GCCCCGGGTGCGAGGGTGAATTGTTAGAAGGAGCACCTCCCGAGGCAGAGGCTCAGCCCACTCCTGACGCGGCCCCGTGTCCCTCTCCTGCCCCCGAAGTCATGCCATTGACACGCACGTGA
- the LOC135102949 gene encoding homeotic protein spalt-major-like isoform X1: MMPSSEGEVKAAQIASEEQRVTASRLQETTMAQVAPEVVIGRSPARINPKRKPDKSKIFRIRTSEADEPYICPYCRAELGSREQLEEHRLACGREPPVLPVPDTPRQPPHDVNHPDEVRRHQDVANNNQAHALKAREAPEPATPESRESSVDRNNGYDSDSNPVESGSLAQIRQLLAQSTGLPQVGPIAQQLAQSNLALEAIQNTRMALAQFATNAMNNTNANSPNNSQTMQEFALLQGTLYTLQHQQMMQLQLIQQLQAQLSIKSKEGSPGLPNFPEGESKSTSESTDRLETPSSPTPTPRPPPPTTTESSHSSSSFISTLMERFKVPPTSEPSSTERPPVSSPLCPASTSGPPPTSDPRDRPLSPPMTASSIASSVIQHTEPPPPDEPNTLEMLQRTANNVLNNASQGLLTSRLIDDHRPNDGKDPYYKHRCRYCGKVFGSDSALQIHIRSHTGERPFKCNICGNRFTTKGNLKVHFQRHAARFPHVKMNPHPVPEHLDKFHPPLLAQLGELKEFPSPPTGPPNPFTSLPGGPALPPYRLPGPPPSLDHLHRPFNLLNLARQGREDEPENLTVSEPRSSPDSLDPNFKPEKLDSGRMDVDEGLRSPHFDVKNDTNDHSSVVDMGEESQASDSAFKNDKLFNVDKRFDQEKTFESEKDYNEDKSLEGERRYEEDNRSSEEKALDEIKKMSDEANFEEESAFGKKYEEDKFEEDKFEGDKFEGENKFEEENKFEGDKYEGEKYDNDSNFERESRLSKESFLDSQEMRTLMEKKSPERDLSADQTPLDIRVRTERELKDYNEGNGGGNVSGGGSSGGGASAAKEEQDRDSSDSRSVTSEQPTDLRMRPDFRPLGMPTIPFSGPRMPLNFPFLPGLPTSFPAPMGPPPNITAVPPGIDPAKDPNIYTNLLPKPGSNDNSWEALIEIQKTSETMKLEQLVNNIENKLTDPNQCVICHRVLSCKSALQMHYRTHTGERPFKCKICGRAFTTKGNLKTHMGVHRAKPPMRMLHQCPVCHKKYTNALVLQQHIRQHTGEPTDLSPEQIAAAEVRDYPHLHTPTSLPQMMPSGFPLPPPPLQGFPPLPLHLRFQLSPEAMRHREMMESEERGTEDDKYLRPFSTSSRSSSTGSAEQRTAEDLTMRAREDSFNGMTSPRVSVSPTPSDYSDIGDRSHDAPGGDSQVSPSDQQQALGSAVSPAVSTGSQDGGVSLPLDLVSRPHPNLYSPFGLFPPPLTTAAMTPSTHSLPGLNPLFLPNVPGRGNTTCQLCFKTFACQSALEIHYRSHTKERPFKCSICDRGFSTKGNMKQHMLTHKIRDGCRDLPQDGASKANGTSVSTPDTSSSISPSLTSPSPLSLPASLVTSLPATLASPLPSSLHSPLPTSLHSPLATSLHSPLATSIHSPLPTSIHSPLPPSLPPAVAAALLHQAREEDKMVDFRVKREREGENMLPVPKRASGPGCEGELLEGAPPEAEAQPTPDAAPCPSPAPEVMPLTRT; the protein is encoded by the exons gtgaGGCGGACGAGCCATACATCTGTCCTTACTGCCGCGCCGAGTTGGGGTCCCGTGAGCAGCTGGAAGAGCATCGGCTGGCGTGTGGTCGCGAGCCGCCCGTACTCCCCGTCCCCGACACCCCTCGCCAGCCGCCCCATGATGTCAATCATCCAGATGAGGTACGGCGCCACCAGGATGTGGCAAACAACAACCAGGCGCACGCCCTCAAGGCCCGAGAGGCGCCCGAACCAGCCACACCCGAGTCCCGCGAGTCCTCGGTGGACCGAAACAATGGCTACGACAGTGACAGCAACCCCGTGGAGAGCGGCTCCCTGGCGCAGATCAGACAACTATTGGCGCAGTCCACCGGCCTCCCACAGGTCGGACCCATCGCACAGCAGCTGGCGCAGTCCAACTTGGCGCTGGAGGCCATCCAGAACACCAGGATGGCCCTGGCGCAATTCGCCACCAACGCCATGAACAACACCAACGCGAATTCTCCCAACAACTCACAAACGATGCAAGAGTTTGCGCTGTTGCAGGGAACGCTGTATACGCTGCAGCACCAGCAGATGATGCAATTGCAGCTCATCCAACAACTGCAGGCGCAGCTCTCCATTAAGAGCAAAGAAGGAAGCCCTGGCCTGCCAAATTTTCCGGAGGGAGAGTCAAAGAGCACAAGCGAGTCCACTGATCGACTGGAGACGCCCTCCTCACCAACACCCACTCCTCGACCCCCGCCGCCCACAACCACTGAGagcagccacagcagcagtTCTTTCATTAGCACACTCATGGAAAGATTCAAGGTCCCGCCCACCAGTGAGCCCAGCAGCACCGAGCGTCCGCCTGTCAGCTCGCCGCTGTGTCCCGCAAGCACCAGCGGCCCTCCGCCGACGTCAGATCCACGCGACCGACCGCTCTCCCCTCCCATGACGGCTTCCAGCATCGCGTCATCCGTGATTCAGCACACCGAACCGCCGCCGCCAGACGAACCCAACACCCTCGAGATGCTACAGCGCACCGCCAACAACGTCCTCAACAATGCCTCCCAGGGACTCCTAACAAGCCGCCTAATTGACGACCACAGACCCAATGACGGCAAGGATCCTTATTACAAGCACCGCTGCAGGTACTGCGGCAAGGTGTTCGGCAGCGACTCAGCTCTCCAGATCCATATCAGGTCCCACACTGGGGAGCGTCCCTTTAAATGTAATATCTGCGGTAACAGATTCACAACGAAAGGAAACCTTAAGGTTCATTTTCAGCGTCACGCGGCAAGGTTCCCTCACGTCAAAATGAACCCGCACCCAGTACCCGAACACCTCGACAAGTTCCACCCGCCGCTGCTGGCCCAGCTGGGGGAGCTAAAGGAATTTCCATCTCCCCCTACAGGGCCACCAaaccccttcacttccctccccggCGGCCCCGCCCTACCCCCTTACCGCCTGCCCGGACCTCCACCATCTCTCGATCACCTCCACCGACCTTTCAACCTTTTGAACCTGGCAAGACAGGGGCGGGAGGACGAGCCAGAGAACCTGACTGTTTCGGAGCCGCGTTCTTCGCCAGACTCGCTAGACCCAAATTTCAAACCCGAAAAATTAGATTCAGGCAGAATGGACGTGGACGAGGGACTGAGATCGCCGCACTTCGATGTCAAAAACGACACGAACGACCACAGTAGCGTGGTggacatgggagaggagagtCAGGCCAGTGACTCTGCCTTCAAGAACGATAAGCTGTTCAACGTCGATAAAAGATTTGATCAAGAGAAAACCTTTGAAAGTGAGAAGGACTACAACGAAGATAAGAGTCTTGAGGGCGAAAGGAGGTACGAAGAGGACAATCGAAGCAGCGAGGAGAAGGCACTCGATGAAATCAAGAAGATGAGCGATGAAGCCAACTTCGAGGAAGAGTCCGCCTTTGGCAAGAAGTATGAGGAGGACAAGTTTGAAGAGGACAAATTCGAGGGGGACAAATTCGAGGGGGAAAACAAGTtcgaggaggaaaacaagttcGAGGGAGACAAGTACGAGGGTGAGAAATACGACAACGACTCCAACTTCGAGAGGGAGAGCAGGCTGTCCAAAGAAAGTTTTCTCGATTCTCAGGAGATGCGAACCTTGATGGAGAAGAAGAGCCCCGAGAGGGACCTCAGCGCTGACCAGACACCTCTCGACATTCGTGTTCGAACTGAACGCGAACTCAAAGACTACAATGAAGGAAACGGCGGGGGAAACGTaagtggcggcggcagcagcggaGGCGGCGCCAGTGCCGccaaggaggagcaggacagAGACAGCAGCGATTCCCGATCCGTCACCTCTGAGCAGCCGACGGATCTCAGGATGCGGCCAGACTTTCGTCCGCTGGGAATGCCGACCATCCCCTTCTCGGGTCCCAGAATGCCCCTtaacttccctttcctccctggaCTTCCTACCTCATTCCCAGCCCCCATGGGCCCTCCACCGAACATAACGGCGGTGCCCCCTGGCATCGACCCCGCCAAGGACCCTAATATCTATACCAACCTCTTGCCCAAGCCAGGCAGCAACGACAACTCGTGGGAGGCGCTCATCGAGATACAGAAGACGAGCGAAACCATGAAACTTGAGCAGCTCGTGAATAACATCGAGAACAAACTGACGGATCCAAATCAGTGTGTGATTTGTCACAGAGTTCTTTCGTGCAAATCAGCCCTCCAGATGCACTACCGCACCCACACTGGCGAGCGGCCCTTCAAGTGCAAGATTTGTGGGCGAGCTTTCACCACCAAAGGAAATCTCAAGACCCACATGGGTGTGCATCGTGCCAAGCCGCCCATGCGCATGTTGCATCAGTGTCCGGTGTGCCACAAGAAATACACCAATGCGCTGGTGTTGCAACAACACATCCGTCAGCACACGGGAGAGCCCACAGACCTCAGCCCCGAGCAAATCGCCGCCGCCGAAGTGAGGGACTACCCACACTTGCACACCCCCACCTCCCTGCCACAGATGATGCCTTCTGGCTTCCCGCTCCCCCCGCCGCCCCTCCAAGGCTTCCCGCCACTTCCTCTCCATTTGCGATTCCAGCTCTCACCGGAGGCCATGCGGCACCGCGAGATGATGGAGAGCGAGGAGCGCGGCACGGAGGACGACAAGTACCTGCGGCCTTTCAGCACCTCGTCCAGGTCCTCCTCGACGGGAAGCGCAGAGCAGCGCACGGCAGAGGACCTCACCATGAGGGCCCGGGAAGACTCCTTCAACGGCATGACATCCCCACGAGTATCTGTGTCGCCCACACCCTCAGATTACTCCGATATTGGTGATCGATCTCACGACGCCCCAGGCGGCGACAGCCAAGTGTCACCGTCTGATCAGCAGCAAGCGCTGGGAAGCGCTGTCAGCCCCGCCGTCAGCACTGGTAGCCAGGATGGTGGAGTCTCACTCCCGCTGGACCTGGTGTCCCGCCCACACCCCAACCTCTATTCTCCCTTCGGCCTCTTCCCACCGCCCCTCACCACCGCTGCCATGACGCCGAGCACACACAGCCTGCCAGGACTCAACCCGCTCTTCCTGCCCAATGTTCCAG GTCGAGGTAACACCACGTGCCAGCTGTGCTTCAAGACCTTTGCGTGTCAGTCTGCATTGGAGATCCACTACCGCTCACACACCAAGGAGCGGCCCTTCAAGTGCTCCATCTGTGACCGAGGCTTCTCCACTAAG GGGAATATGAAGCAGCACATGTTGACCCACAAGATTCGTGACGGCTGTCGTGACCTTCCACAAGACGGCGCCTCCAAAGCCAACGGCACCAGCGTCTCCACCCcggacacctcctcctccatctcgccctccctcacctcgccctctcccctctcactcccagcTTCCTTAGTCACCTCGCTCCCTGCAACACtggcctcccctctcccctcatcacTTCACTCTCCGCTCCCAACTTCCCTACATTCTCCCCTCGCTACCTCCTTACACTCGCCTCTCGCCACATCTATCCACTCCCCGCTACCCACGTCCAtccactcccctctcccaccctccctccctccggccGTGGCTGCTGCGCTCCTCCAccaggcgagggaggaggataaaatgGTGGACTTcagagtgaagagagaaagggagggagagaatatgCTGCCGGTGCCCAAGCGAGCCTCGG GCCCCGGGTGCGAGGGTGAATTGTTAGAAGGAGCACCTCCCGAGGCAGAGGCTCAGCCCACTCCTGACGCGGCCCCGTGTCCCTCTCCTGCCCCCGAAGTCATGCCATTGACACGCACGTGA